A stretch of Henckelia pumila isolate YLH828 chromosome 4, ASM3356847v2, whole genome shotgun sequence DNA encodes these proteins:
- the LOC140864570 gene encoding amino acid transporter AVT6C-like — MIVEKEECGLETPLVQQPRPNDIERSSEGASIYGAIFNIATGMVGSGIMSIPASFKVLGVFPSFVVILIIAYIVEVTVEFMLKYTNSGESNTYGEMMAETFGKCGSVALQVCVMITNLGALIIYLIIIGDVLSGNNSEGTVHLGILQEWFGIHWWNSRACSLIVVVLFVLLPLLLIRRIDSLSHASALSVLLAAFFVALCSVMAIHAMVVGKTQSPRLFPDFSNGVSVFDLFTTIPVIVTAFGCHVNVHPVRAELGRPSDMTFAVRVALVLCTAIYFAVGFFGYLLFGDSIMADMLVNFDKTSDSFIATVLNDTIRLSYAIHLMLVFPVMNYSLRVNVDELFFPKRRALAEENVRFLSITCFLLAFIYMAAIAIPNIWYFFQFMGTTTVMFLMFIFPSSIILRDILRISTTRDKVLAVLVIFLAVGTSVIAIYSNLSSYFVKK, encoded by the exons ATGATTGTAGAGAAGGAAGAATGTGGACTTGAAACTCCATTGGTCCAGCAACCCCGGCCGAATGATATTGAAAGATCTTCTGAGGGTGCGTCCATTTATGGGGCAATATTTAACATTGCTACAGGCATGGTGGGATCCGGGATCATGTCGATTCCGGCTTCGTTTAAAGTGTTGGGCGTGTTTCCGAGCTTTGTTGTTATCTTGATTATTGCCTATATTGTGGAAGTTACGGTGGAGTTTATGTTGAAGTATACGAATTCGGGTGAGTCGAATACATATGGGGAGATGATGGCAGAGACTTTCGGGAAGTGCGGATCGGTGGCACTCCAAGTTTGTGTCATGATCACCAATCTTGGAGCTTTGATCATTTATCTGATTATAATTG GAGATGTCCTCTCAGGGAATAACTCTGAAGGAACAGTACACTTGGGCATTCTGCAAGAATGGTTTGGCATCCACTGGTGGAATTCGCGTGCATGTTCGCTCATTGTCGTTGTTCTCTTCGTCTTGCTTCCTTTGCTTCTTATCCGTCGCATAG ATTCTTTGAGTCATGCCTCGGCTTTATCTGTGCTACTAGCTGCATTTTTCGTCGCCTTATGTTCAGTGATGGCAATACATGCCATGGTGGTTGGGAAAACACAAAGTCCACGACTGTTTCCTGACTTTTCGAATGGTGTATCCGTGTTTGATCTCTTCACCACTATTCCAGTCATTGTGACGGCCTTTGGATGTCATGTAAATG TTCATCCTGTTAGAGCTGAACTTGGCAGACCATCTGATATGACTTTTGCAGTCCGAGTCGCACTTGTATTATGTACTGCAATCTATTTTGCTGTCGGTTTCTTTGGGTACTTGCTTTTTGGGGACTCGATTATGGCCGATATGCTAGTCAACTTCGACAAAACTTCGGATTCATTTATCGCAACAGTTCTCAATGACACCATCAGATTGAGCTATGCAATTCACCTCATGCTGGTGTTTCCCGTGATGAACTACTCTCTAAGGGTCAATGTTGACGAATTATTCTTCCCTAAAAGAAGAGCGTTAGCCGAAGAAAACGTTCGGTTTTTATCCATTACATGTTTTCTACTCGCTTTCATATACATGGCAGCAATAGCCATTCCAAACATATGGTACTTCTTTCAGTTCATGGGGACAACGACTGTAATGTTCCTCATGTTCATATTCCCAAGCTCAATCATTCTTAG AGACATTCTTCGGATCTCGACTACACGAGATAAGGTGTTGGCTGTGCTAGTGATCTTTCTGGCTGTGGGGACGAGTGTGATTGCCATCTACTCAAACCTGTCCAGTTATTTCGTCAAGAAATGA